A stretch of the Drosophila sulfurigaster albostrigata strain 15112-1811.04 chromosome 2L, ASM2355843v2, whole genome shotgun sequence genome encodes the following:
- the LOC133850203 gene encoding putative inorganic phosphate cotransporter isoform X2, translating to MYALQMMMYPRLPLIGEYRWSEQMQGIILSCFYIGYIITHMPGGILSDKFGAKWVLLICMLISALCTMLCPLAIIYFEEWGLIVDRVIMGAAQGTMFPAVTALLSAWVPARERGSLGAFTYSGVILGTVVSNSCSGVMLHYFHWSVTLIVFGGLSIVWCIVFLLLCTSRPDEHPCMKPKELSFLIETMGDRTKGKLPIPWKKLLLSKPLVALIISQIGHDWGYYVMITCLPKYISDVIRFSIRSNGFVTALPFLAMFISSNITGFVTDFIIRKGLMSISNIRKLLTFLAALGPGALMVAASYAGCDKFLVIALFTMSMFVMGLYYAGQKLTPMDMSPSFSGTLTAISNGLGSLAGILSPTLVGFLTPNATMSEWRIVFWIGLIIMVISAIIFAIWGTAEVQPYDPSYKGEKKDG from the exons ATGTATGCCCTGCAGATGATGATGTATCCACGACTCCCTCTGAT AGGCGAATATCGTTGGAGTGAACAGATGCAGGGCATTATTCTTAGCTGCTTCTATATAGGTTACATTATCACCCATATGCCCGGTGGTATCTTATCGGACAAATTTGGAGCCAAATGGGTGCTGCTCATATGCATGTTGATCTCCGCACTATGTACAATGCTTTGTCCAttggcaattatttatttcgagGAATGGGGTCTAATAGTCGATCGTGTAATCATGGGAGCTGCCCAAGGAACCATGTTCCCTGCGGTAACAGCACTACTTTCCGCTTGGGTGCCAGCCAGGGAACGAGGTTCCTTGGGCGCCTTCACATACAGTGGTGTTATTTTAGGTACTGTCGTAAGCAACTCTTGCTCTGGCGTCATGCTTCATTATTTCCACTGGTCGGTTACGTTAATTGTTTTTGGTGGCTTGTCGATTGTTTGGTGCATAGTTTTT CTGTTATTGTGTACCAGCCGACCAGACGAGCATCCTTGTATGAAGCCCAAAGAGCTTAGCTTTCTCATTGAAACAATGGGTGATCGTACCAAAGGTAAATTACCAATACCCTGGAAGAAGTTGTTGCTGAGTAAACCATTAGTGGCCTTGATAATAAGCCAAATTGGCCATGACTGGGGTTACTATGTAATGATCACGTGTTTGCCCAAGTACATCAGTGATGTAATTCGGTTTTCGATACGATCTAATGGATTTGTGACGGCCCTTCCTTTTCTTGCTATGTTCATTTCTTCGAATATCACTGGATTTGTGACAGATTTTATAATTCGCAAAGGTCTAATGTCTATAAGCAATATTCGTAAATTGCTCACTTTTTTGG CTGCCCTTGGACCTGGAGCTTTGATGGTGGCAGCGTCGTATGCAGGATGCGATAAATTTCTGGTAATAGCACTCTTTACCATGTCGATGTTTGTAATGGGTCTCTATTACGCTGGACAAAAGTTGACACCCATGGATATGTCACCAAGCTTTTCGGGCACACTTACAGCCATCTCAAATGGACTTGGCTCTTTAGCTGGCATACTATCGCCTACTCTTGTCGGTTTTTTAACGCCTAAT GCAACAATGAGTGAGTGGCGTATTGTATTCTGGATAGGCCTAATAATTATGGTAATATCTGCtataatatttgcaatctGGGGTACAGCAGAGGTTCAACCATACGATCCGTCTTATAAGGGTGAGAAAAAGGATGGATAA
- the LOC133850203 gene encoding putative inorganic phosphate cotransporter isoform X1: protein MEDKRPKWGQACSHACCVPQRIIVGIMSFLALLFAYTHRVSLSHVITQLVVPINRTSDDEDKEDVCPADDDVSTTPSDHRGEYRWSEQMQGIILSCFYIGYIITHMPGGILSDKFGAKWVLLICMLISALCTMLCPLAIIYFEEWGLIVDRVIMGAAQGTMFPAVTALLSAWVPARERGSLGAFTYSGVILGTVVSNSCSGVMLHYFHWSVTLIVFGGLSIVWCIVFLLLCTSRPDEHPCMKPKELSFLIETMGDRTKGKLPIPWKKLLLSKPLVALIISQIGHDWGYYVMITCLPKYISDVIRFSIRSNGFVTALPFLAMFISSNITGFVTDFIIRKGLMSISNIRKLLTFLAALGPGALMVAASYAGCDKFLVIALFTMSMFVMGLYYAGQKLTPMDMSPSFSGTLTAISNGLGSLAGILSPTLVGFLTPNATMSEWRIVFWIGLIIMVISAIIFAIWGTAEVQPYDPSYKGEKKDG, encoded by the exons ATGGAGGATAAACGGCCAAAATGGGGTCAAGCATGCAGTCATG cTTGTTGTGTACCTCAACGCATTATCGTCGGGATAATGTCGTTCCTTGCACTCCTGTTCGCCTATACACACCGTGTCTCGCTTTCTCATGTTATCACCCAGCTAGTAGTACCCATAAACAGAACCTCAGACGACGAGGATAAAGAGGATGTATGCCCTGCAGATGATGATGTATCCACGACTCCCTCTGAT CATAGAGGCGAATATCGTTGGAGTGAACAGATGCAGGGCATTATTCTTAGCTGCTTCTATATAGGTTACATTATCACCCATATGCCCGGTGGTATCTTATCGGACAAATTTGGAGCCAAATGGGTGCTGCTCATATGCATGTTGATCTCCGCACTATGTACAATGCTTTGTCCAttggcaattatttatttcgagGAATGGGGTCTAATAGTCGATCGTGTAATCATGGGAGCTGCCCAAGGAACCATGTTCCCTGCGGTAACAGCACTACTTTCCGCTTGGGTGCCAGCCAGGGAACGAGGTTCCTTGGGCGCCTTCACATACAGTGGTGTTATTTTAGGTACTGTCGTAAGCAACTCTTGCTCTGGCGTCATGCTTCATTATTTCCACTGGTCGGTTACGTTAATTGTTTTTGGTGGCTTGTCGATTGTTTGGTGCATAGTTTTT CTGTTATTGTGTACCAGCCGACCAGACGAGCATCCTTGTATGAAGCCCAAAGAGCTTAGCTTTCTCATTGAAACAATGGGTGATCGTACCAAAGGTAAATTACCAATACCCTGGAAGAAGTTGTTGCTGAGTAAACCATTAGTGGCCTTGATAATAAGCCAAATTGGCCATGACTGGGGTTACTATGTAATGATCACGTGTTTGCCCAAGTACATCAGTGATGTAATTCGGTTTTCGATACGATCTAATGGATTTGTGACGGCCCTTCCTTTTCTTGCTATGTTCATTTCTTCGAATATCACTGGATTTGTGACAGATTTTATAATTCGCAAAGGTCTAATGTCTATAAGCAATATTCGTAAATTGCTCACTTTTTTGG CTGCCCTTGGACCTGGAGCTTTGATGGTGGCAGCGTCGTATGCAGGATGCGATAAATTTCTGGTAATAGCACTCTTTACCATGTCGATGTTTGTAATGGGTCTCTATTACGCTGGACAAAAGTTGACACCCATGGATATGTCACCAAGCTTTTCGGGCACACTTACAGCCATCTCAAATGGACTTGGCTCTTTAGCTGGCATACTATCGCCTACTCTTGTCGGTTTTTTAACGCCTAAT GCAACAATGAGTGAGTGGCGTATTGTATTCTGGATAGGCCTAATAATTATGGTAATATCTGCtataatatttgcaatctGGGGTACAGCAGAGGTTCAACCATACGATCCGTCTTATAAGGGTGAGAAAAAGGATGGATAA